TTAGCTCCTACGAGGTTCGTTAGAACAGCGCTctttgtacacgttccggtcccttAGAAGTCTATTCACTAGTTTTACCGGAccaggctggtgaggagacctcaacCGGTTGCACGTGGACGGGGCGCGTGCATAAGGGTGACGCGTTGCAACTagaatcgtcgtaaaaaaaggcgtCTTGCACGATTAGTTAGTGATGAGGGGAACCACACCGGATTCCTCAATTTACGACGCCATCTTCAGCTTCTCCCGTGGATCCCCTCACTGCGGCACATTCGTGGTatcctgcctttaagcacTAAAACTTTCAAATACATTCTAATTTTAATGTGATAAGCACCTTAAAGGTATCGTTCGGAGAAATGTTTGATGTTGAGTATTCCCGCCAGTAAGGACACAGCTTCCGAAAATGGTACGAGTAAcggaattcacttttattttttagcgCACCTTTGCTGCTTTAGGTGCAAACAGTTGTTACTGTGGATAAATGAGATTTTTCGGTGCCCTGAAATTCCGATTCCTGGACTAATATTAGGTTATTGCAGAAACAATGCGCGTTTTCAAACACTAACTTCGAAACGCTATAACTCGCCTCAAGATCAATTTTATCAATCCAAATAAGAAAGATTACAGTCCACTCATCTTTGCCAACGAAAATCATGTTTGTTTATTCCCTCTGCATAAAAGTTCGAGCTTTTGGGGTCTACGAACTTGTGGAAGGCGTTTTCGGCTTGGTTTTGGAAAATCCTACCTCTTAGGCAGCTGTCcagatgtttcaaaaagtgaaagtcGGTTGGGAAAGGTCTGGGGAATAGGGTTTGTGAGGCAGATTCTCGTAGCCTAACTCGTTCAACTTCAATACCGTGATCTTTGAAATGTGTGGCAGGGCATTGTCGTGTAGGAGAATCGGGccctttctgttcactaaCACCAGCGAAGAAGTTGGAGTTTGCGGTGCATTTCGTCCAGTTCTTTGCAGTAATTTTCTACGGTGGTCTTGCCAGAGTTCGCAAAGGTGTGGTGGATTACATTTGCAGCACACCACCACACAGTCACCATGGTTTTCTTCGGGTGCATTTTCGGCCTTAGGAAGTGCTTGGGAGCTTCAACCTTGTCCAACCATTGAGCAGGACGCTTCGTGTTGTCGTAAAAGATCCATTTCTAATCGCACGTGACAATACTATCGAGAAATGGGTCGTTCCTGTTTCGTAGCAGAAGCGTTAAGCAGATCTCAGAACCTCGGATTCTTTGGGGCTCGTTCAATTCATGCGGCACCCACTTGTTCAATTTCTTCACCTTTCCAATTATTTCCAAATGTCAGACGACTGTTGATGGTCAACGTGTAGTTTTTGAACAATCTTTCGTGTTGTTTTAAACGGATCATCTTCGATGATTGAAAGATGAACGGACCCTCTGGTACCAACGTCGTAGCGTGGATTCGGTGGTGGTTCTCCCACTACAAACATCGTTATATTCCTAGATGTCTCCGCTGTAGACTTGCCCAGCTTaaactcgtagaaaatttgatgaaaatctTCCCTGTACATACCCTTAACGGCAATTCAAAAATCTGGGCCGGATCATTTCGTCAATCAGTTCTTAGGCTCAACAGTGGACCAACCGTTTTGATCTGTTCTTCCAAATTCATCCTATGCACTAAATTTCAGCTCTGAACAGCTGGTTCCGACTAACATTTTCAGTTGCACTCTTTTATTATCTTCATTTACATAACAAACTGAACATAACGGGCTTattgcaaaatttgttttcaaacacTGTTAAGGTTCTCTATTCGAGGTCCACTTAGTGGGTCAGAATCTGGTAGTCTCAATATCATCATCGCCGTCCACATCGTGATCTGTTCGCATCTTTAatatgaaaaagtgaaaataaatggtCGTAttacaaaccaaaaaaaaaacttgttatgCTTCCCCCACAATGGGTCACGGCCTTATAGCAGTGcggactctgggcgtcgagcTACGATTCAACAACTGCGTTGGAAGCTTAGCTCACCACGGCAAGGATGCTTATTACGGGGAGAAATCTACGTTCAAATCGCGCACACACTCTGCCTATTGGATCATCAATTCTCCGAGGTCTGGCAATAAGGGTGGTCTGTGAAATGCAGTCAAATTCCAGATTGCTCAAGACTTCTCTGATTTTCAACCAAGACAACACGTGCATGACTCTCTGAGACAGTGGGGGCTGTCTCAGAGTTTGCACTGACAATGCGAGAACAATATCCACAAACACTAGCCTACAGAGCTGCGGAGCGCACCGAATGAAATAATTACTTTAAAAGAGACAAGGAACAGAGGAAGGAACATGTTATAAAATGTCATTGCTCTATTCATTCGCGAAGGAAAAGTTCTCTTATAAAGTGTAGAGGCAGTTGGTTTTGTTGGGCACCCATTTGTCATCTATGTAGTCGATTCTCACAAGATCTCGTTACTTTCGCTATCGTTACCCTATCGTTAGGGTATTCTTCGCTTTGTTCTCTGCGCTAAAAAATCATGAGCATCATCGACTGCTGCTCACCAAAATCGACAAATAACGGATCCGAAGTGAACGAGTTTGATAGGGAGCTGGCGGTAGTGATCCGCTACAAGTTTCTCTACAAATTGGTTTTCGTAAGCTCCAACGCAAAACTACGATTCAAGGAACTGCTTGAATAGAGAAAGGATATGAGCTTTGATCCAAAAGCATATATTGAATGGTCGATGGAAAGGGTCACTTGCGAAAAAGCTTCGCATTCGGGATCTTTCGAACAGCGGACAGAAAAGTCTTTCAAAGAGAAGGAGAGTAGAAAAGTATCTTGCAACGATCTTCATGAGCATAATATTCCACTAACAGCCTTATTAATCGAAGGCGGGACTTTAGTCTTCTCGTCGTAAGATGAAAATGATTACGAaaaggtttctttttcagaaattttgtcAATTTCCACGTCAAGGTCGAATATCTCTCTGATAAAGTCTTATCCCCTCCGGATTCTTCATTCCAAAGTTGCGAGAAAGACTGTGGAACTTAGCACAGTCCTCGCGCCTGATTTTATAGCAGCAGACTTTCACCAGGTGATGGCCATCCTCTTTATGTGATGACCTTTTGAAATtgtctattttattatttgctaAGCGTCGTATACAAGGTGTTCACAAAAATCGTCTTCATGCTCTCATcaaggacgctggatgaagcccaatATAAAGAAGAAGCTGCGTTCTGTCGGAACTCAGCTGCTTGGAAAACATCCAAACCGTGTCAATGGACCTAGAGGTTTGTTCGGATAATCGCTTTTCCCAATTTTCGTCGTCTATGAGAAAGGCTTCGGGAGCACAGAAACCAATGCAACACTGTTGGGTTTGGTCGATTGAGGTGTGAACATGTCGAGAACATTAACCAATTGCTCCACTACACTGCACCCAAAGGGAAAAGGGCAGAGGCGAGCTGCATCACAGTGATTCATATAAAAATCTGTCTGGTAAGAAAATGGCCTACGTATTGAaaggaaattcttttcaaacctATGTTTCGCCAACGAGAAAAAGTAgcaatggagaaaaaaatgctcaagGAATTAAATGAAGCAAGGAAGATAACATGCTTGCAAATGGCCAGAAAGAAAGCACAGATAATGGAAAACGTTCACTACGAGAATGTAGAAGTTGGGAGGGAAGCTCATCATACGTGTACCACGGATTTCTCGTGAATATGAAGAATGAGATGAAAGATGAGAGCAATGAAACCAAACAAGTGTCGACCTGTTCGACTCGATAGTTCTTCCAGACCCCGCTGCTAAATTTAAGCATTTACTTGCCGCTCATAGAGCGCCAAAGAGGTGTTCTCAAACCAAGTGGATGACCAAATTATGAagagaatcgacgatagactGACCAAAAGAACTCCAGAATAGCTGGATCCTCGTCAGTGCCGCTCACCTACGGAGACTAGACTAGACGACTGCGAGGTAAAGGAGTGAGAACAGTGGAGATAGGTCATCTAAGAATCTAAGAAAACTATGCTCACGTTTTCTTTGGTCTTTGATGTTGCTTCCAATTCTTTTCTTAATCGTTCCACAGTGAcctctatttcttcctttgtATTTCTGTTGGAGTCTTTTAGTACATATGTCACTTCGCCCACTATGTTCAAATCGGATTTGGACATGGTCACAACGCACTCTGTCTACAAATCAGGGTACAGTGAATCTAACCTCATGATAGGATTTTCTTAAATACACTTACCGTTTTTTCTGGTAAAATAATTGGTGGTGAACCCGTGCCCGCGGTTCCAGCATGGGCAATGTCAGGCTTCTCCGCTCTTTTCTGAAACTAAgaatagttgaaaaaagttaaCCGAACCTTTTTAAACGTGAACTTAGGAAGAACTACACACAAACAACCAGTTACAACAGATCATCTATACGTTGCggataaaacaaaaagatattCCAAGCTATGTTAACCCATGTGATTGGACTGTGAACTGGTGCAAGATGTCAAGATCCAAGACCATCTGAATGAGGCCCAACGCTGTTTGAATTTATATACGAGTACATTTATATTGAAATCTATGATAGTTAAGTTGTTCATGTTCTTTCATTCGTATTCTACGTTAGTGTTGTTATTGTATCGCTGCTAAGGGATGCTAGGCACAAATCGGTGAATTTATATAACAGTTTCAACAGTCATGTATCCCTAACACTAGAGTGTACACAAATTTACAAGTCAACATACAGAAACAAATTATCGCAATTTTCATCGTAGTAAAAATCATAACAACAAATTCGAGCTTGCTTAAAATCTATAATAATATGCTGCGCCATAATATGTACGTGGACACCGTAAGTAATGATAAATTTAACACATGAAAGGTCATAGAAGGATTTTCTCGCGCATCACTAATCACTAACCTTTTGTCTCGGTTTGGGGACTGGAAGGGTCAGGGCAGATGAGTCAAGCTGGAAACAATTAATATAGAATCAGATACAAAATATGGCAAACATTGATAGTAGAACTTTTTCAGTCGATTTGATATCCGTAGCAGCTTCAGGTTCACCTTCGCCAGTGTCTTCTGAATGTTGCTTCTGAATATGCAAACAAATCGTTTCTTCATTACAATCGGGATTCAACTGATTGGAACAGTTCGATGGTGGTGGAGGGGCAACACGTCGAATATTTCTCGGTTTTTCAGATAGAACAACCTGGTCAGAGGGTGAAACGTGACCTCCGTATGCTTCGAATCTGGGGATTAATTCCATTATAGTTTGTTTGTCATGtggtaatttttcattgccCATTGATCGCAGCCACAGTTCCCTAAGTCGTTTCTGCTCCTTCATGGTAAGGTTTAGCATCCACAGGggttgttgttgttccatTTCCAAATGCACCTTCGGGAAGTTACCATCAGTGGAAGATGAGGGCTGAATTGGTGTACTGCTCGATGATGAAGTAGGAATAGCGTGATCCAAATATACATTAATTTCTGCCGAAGCCACAGGTTGATCAACTACCTAGAAGTAGTACCAATTCtgtaaatatttcagaaaaaagggaataacCTTTATTTTCGTTATTGAACTTACTTTTGTATTATTCCATTGTCATGCTAGTTACATTCGtacaaaatttttcgtttttcgttaATTCGTACAttcgtttgcaaaaaaaaaacctagttCCAAATATGTTTTGGTGCCTGCTTACATTAATTACTTTACATTACAACTTGCCACGAAGCTCTCTCCAAGTGTTAGCGAAGTAAAAAGTTCATAtcattttctctcaaattcaACTTTAAgaggaatttttgaagttggGATTTTTCCAACTGGGTGGGCTCCAACTGGGTAGGGTTAGAAAGTagtggaaaaataaacaacaaaaaaaagcagca
This window of the Necator americanus strain Aroian chromosome III, whole genome shotgun sequence genome carries:
- a CDS encoding hypothetical protein (NECATOR_CHRIII.G11367.T3), with the translated sequence MAASLTARYEVTLCLVGQEQEENMSASIPENDGKPPRPTPAPRKLSVNKSSNKPTISAPFNFRHVSHVGIDFASHDVKKAIKPMTKIEEINDPPQEPALEKYDDVNEKISNTRKISESITPADRGNPDEIDTQRSAIPKGDSSLHQKFALLRQDSRPTSDTNEIMNDGKNVVMSTPRSRKKMRAPPPPIQLHSFSSSQCNEDIGWKSSSPKSLPEDQSKITFKSSGITKQNRSPKSVVDQPVASAEINVYLDHAIPTSSSSSTPIQPSSSTDGNFPKVHLEMEQQQPLWMLNLTMKEQKRLRELWLRSMGNEKLPHDKQTIMELIPRFEAYGGHVSPSDQVVLSEKPRNIRRVAPPPPSNCSNQLNPDCNEETICLHIQKQHSEDTGEGEPEAATDIKSTEKLDSSALTLPVPKPRQKKRAEKPDIAHAGTAGTGSPPIILPEKTTECVVTMSKSDLNIVGEVTYVLKDSNRNTKEEIEVTVERLRKELEATSKTKENMRTDHDVDGDDDIETTRF
- a CDS encoding hypothetical protein (NECATOR_CHRIII.G11367.T2); this translates as MAASLTARYEVTLCLVGQEQEENMSASIPENDGKPPRPTPAPRKLSVNKSSNKPTISAPFNFRHVSHVGIDFASHDVKKAIKPMTKIEEINDPPQEPALEKYDDVNEKISNTRKISESITPADRGNPDEIDTQRSAIPKGDSSLHQKFALLRQDSRPTSDTNEIMNDGKNVVMSTPRSRKKMRAPPPPIQLHSFSSSQCNEDIGWKSSSPKSLPEDQSKITFKSSGITKQNRSPKSPSSSTDGNFPKVHLEMEQQQPLWMLNLTMKEQKRLRELWLRSMGNEKLPHDKQTIMELIPRFEAYGGHVSPSDQVVLSEKPRNIRRVAPPPPSNCSNQLNPDCNEETICLHIQKQHSEDTGEGEPEAATDIKSTEKLDSSALTLPVPKPRQKKRAEKPDIAHAGTAGTGSPPIILPEKTTECVVTMSKSDLNIVGEVTYVLKDSNRNTKEEIEVTVERLRKELEATSKTKENMRTDHDVDGDDDIETTRF